Proteins found in one Candidatus Hydrogenedentota bacterium genomic segment:
- a CDS encoding prepilin-type N-terminal cleavage/methylation domain-containing protein has product MSKRKGFTLIELLVVIAIIGILAAILLPALARAREAARRASCANNLKQLGLVLKMYANESKGERYPTIAAFDYQPAIDCEAGLAAGLHSSQWTVLPGNNAATYFSFFIPQVYPEYLTDHNILICPSEADPPVFENPATGESILAVACDQYNIDVLGDVAAGAPGADESYYYVGFALDKSDREDLDLASVGMGTGFISLQVAACLLSFDEDGNFAYADGDIDLNGAAVQATPVGPLVLNKGYGNGNSNTIYRLREGIERFFVTDINNPAGSAMAQSELPIMADLVSTDVSQFNHVPGGVNILYLDGHVQFERYPGKTFGSRALAATVGLAG; this is encoded by the coding sequence ATGTCTAAACGCAAGGGTTTCACACTGATTGAATTGCTTGTCGTCATAGCGATTATCGGCATATTGGCGGCGATACTCCTGCCCGCGCTTGCCCGCGCACGCGAAGCCGCGCGCCGCGCGAGCTGCGCCAATAACTTGAAGCAGTTGGGCCTTGTCTTGAAGATGTACGCGAACGAAAGCAAAGGAGAACGATATCCGACCATTGCGGCATTTGATTATCAACCCGCAATTGACTGTGAAGCCGGCCTGGCGGCGGGCCTGCATAGCAGCCAATGGACGGTGCTTCCAGGCAACAACGCAGCTACCTATTTCTCGTTCTTCATCCCACAAGTCTATCCCGAGTACCTCACTGACCACAATATCCTGATTTGCCCCTCGGAGGCGGACCCGCCTGTCTTCGAGAATCCCGCCACGGGCGAGAGCATCCTGGCCGTAGCGTGCGATCAATACAACATCGATGTGCTCGGAGACGTAGCAGCGGGGGCTCCTGGAGCCGACGAAAGCTACTACTATGTGGGTTTTGCGCTGGATAAGAGCGACCGTGAAGACCTTGATCTCGCCAGCGTTGGCATGGGCACCGGTTTTATCTCGTTACAGGTGGCGGCTTGCCTGCTCTCCTTTGACGAGGACGGCAATTTCGCGTATGCTGACGGAGACATCGACCTCAATGGCGCTGCCGTTCAGGCGACACCAGTTGGGCCGCTGGTGCTAAACAAGGGGTACGGTAACGGCAACAGCAATACGATCTACCGGCTTCGCGAAGGTATTGAGCGGTTCTTCGTCACCGATATCAATAATCCCGCAGGGTCCGCCATGGCTCAGAGCGAACTTCCCATCATGGCCGACCTGGTTTCGACCGACGTCTCGCAGTTTAATCATGTACCGGGAGGCGTGAATATCCTGTACTTGGACGGGCACGTCCAGTTTGAACGGTATCCCGGTAAGACTTTTGGAAGTCGGGCGCTGGCTGCAACCGTCGGCCTTGCCGGATAG
- a CDS encoding DUF1559 domain-containing protein codes for MHTKRGFTLIELLVVIAIIGILAAILLPALARAREAARRASCANNLKQLGLVLKMYANESKGERYPTIAAFDYQPAIDCEAGLAAGLHSSQWTVLPGNNAATYFSFFIPQVYPEYLTDHNILICPSEADPPVFENPATGESILAVACDQYNIDVLGDVAAGAPGADESYYYVGFALDKSDREDLDLASVGMGTGFISLQVAACLLSFDEDGNFAYADGDIDLNGAAVQATPVGPLVLNKGYGNGNSNTIYRLREGIERFFVTDINNPAGSAMAQSELPIMADLVSTDVSQFNHVPGGVNILYLDGHVQFERYPGKTFGSRALAATVGLAG; via the coding sequence ATGCATACAAAACGCGGATTTACGCTTATTGAGCTGCTTGTCGTAATTGCGATCATCGGCATTCTTGCGGCCATTCTGTTGCCTGCTCTTGCCCGTGCACGCGAAGCCGCGCGCCGCGCGAGCTGCGCCAATAACTTGAAGCAGTTGGGCCTTGTCTTGAAGATGTACGCGAACGAAAGCAAAGGAGAACGATATCCGACCATTGCGGCATTTGATTATCAACCCGCAATTGACTGTGAAGCCGGCCTGGCGGCGGGCCTGCATAGCAGCCAATGGACGGTGCTTCCAGGCAACAACGCAGCTACCTATTTCTCGTTCTTCATCCCACAAGTCTATCCCGAGTACCTCACTGACCACAATATCCTGATTTGCCCCTCGGAGGCGGACCCGCCTGTCTTCGAGAATCCCGCCACGGGCGAGAGCATCCTGGCCGTAGCGTGCGATCAATACAACATCGATGTGCTCGGAGACGTAGCAGCGGGGGCTCCTGGAGCCGACGAAAGCTACTACTATGTGGGTTTTGCGCTGGATAAGAGCGACCGTGAAGACCTTGATCTCGCCAGCGTTGGCATGGGCACCGGTTTTATCTCGTTACAGGTGGCGGCTTGCCTGCTCTCCTTTGACGAGGACGGCAATTTCGCGTATGCTGACGGAGACATCGACCTCAATGGCGCTGCCGTTCAGGCGACACCAGTTGGGCCGCTGGTGCTAAACAAGGGGTACGGTAACGGCAACAGCAATACGATCTACCGGCTTCGCGAAGGTATTGAGCGGTTCTTCGTCACCGATATCAATAATCCCGCAGGGTCCGCCATGGCTCAGAGCGAACTTCCCATCATGGCCGACCTGGTTTCGACCGACGTCTCGCAGTTTAATCATGTACCGGGAGGCGTGAATATCCTGTACTTGGACGGGCACGTCCAGTTTGAACGGTATCCCGGTAAGACTTTTGGAAGTCGGGCGCTGGCTGCAACCGTCGGCCTTGCCGGATAG
- a CDS encoding prolyl oligopeptidase family serine peptidase: protein MVALAFSMLLVQAVSTGADNPFPGEKSEWHGYVQYTFQYDGRTCYVVPPKTPAPGNPWIWRARFWGHEPQTDLALLEKGFHLVYCDVAGLFGNPEAVKHWDAFYKFLTEEHGFARKVALEGMSRGGLIIYNWAARNPDKVACIYADAPVCDIRSWPGGKGKGTGNPPEWEACLKAYGITEEEAASFKGNPIDHLEPLAKARIPLLHVCGGADVDVPVDENTAILAERYRALGGDITVIIKEGCAHHPHSLVDPKPIVDFILKHTGQAQNR, encoded by the coding sequence ATGGTAGCGTTGGCTTTCTCGATGCTCCTGGTGCAGGCCGTTAGTACAGGCGCCGATAACCCGTTTCCCGGCGAGAAATCCGAATGGCACGGCTACGTCCAGTACACGTTTCAATACGACGGGCGGACCTGCTACGTCGTCCCCCCAAAGACCCCAGCGCCCGGAAATCCCTGGATATGGCGCGCGCGCTTCTGGGGACACGAGCCTCAGACCGACCTCGCCCTCCTCGAGAAAGGCTTCCATCTGGTCTATTGCGACGTTGCTGGCCTGTTTGGGAATCCCGAAGCGGTCAAACACTGGGACGCTTTCTACAAGTTCCTCACGGAAGAGCACGGTTTCGCACGGAAAGTGGCCCTCGAGGGCATGAGCCGCGGAGGACTCATCATCTACAACTGGGCAGCCAGGAATCCCGACAAGGTGGCATGCATTTACGCGGACGCCCCGGTGTGCGATATCCGGAGCTGGCCTGGCGGCAAGGGCAAAGGCACGGGCAACCCGCCCGAGTGGGAGGCGTGCCTCAAAGCGTACGGCATCACGGAGGAAGAAGCCGCATCGTTCAAGGGCAACCCCATCGACCATCTCGAACCCCTCGCGAAGGCCAGGATCCCCCTGCTGCACGTGTGCGGCGGCGCCGATGTGGACGTGCCCGTCGACGAGAACACCGCCATCCTGGCCGAACGCTACCGGGCGCTCGGGGGCGATATCACGGTCATCATCAAGGAAGGATGCGCCCACCACCCCCACAGCCTCGTGGACCCCAAACCCATCGTTGACTTCATCCTGAAACATACTGGCCAGGCCCAGAACAGATGA
- a CDS encoding acetylxylan esterase, producing the protein MKSKSVLLALLVSIGVSGTAFSDGPPLDGILKASGVEDPPDMVRRYMLNEVEATWAAWQEAYEARTDPEAIAQHYQALHAKFIERLGGFPDRTPLNPQITGVIQRNGYRVEKVIFESQPKHFVTALFFLPESPEHTPPYPGVLVPCGHAQDAKHHEPYQSVGALLALNGMAALVYDPIDQGERAQFLDESGKAPFWGTTAHTMSGAGSILLGRNTATYEIWDGMRGIDYLQSRPEVDPERIGCTGNSGGGTQTSYLMALDERIGAAAPSCYLNLLKRQAENAMGDAEQNIYGQLRWGMEHPDYVMMRAPMPVKILAATRDFFDINATWVNFRYAKRLYTRLGFSERVDLLENDAEHNYDKLQREGAVRWMARWLLGVDKPIIEPELELLSVEETHCTPKGEVMLLEGARSVYDLNREYLAALNAKRAEFLKNSGDAALRAKVREVIGIGETVPEFQAAVVGREELDGVHIEKLALSNGLGITLPAVYLSKGDVSPTSVTLLLHEAGVAAACAPGGPAESLLADGRAVLAVDLRGTGESRQTSQTAFGEAVGLDWQDIFIAYLLEKPYVAMRTEDVLAAARFARQHAGVDRAGLVSIGHVGVPALHAAALEPANFASVRIEGCLVSWSNVIELGVIHNQLHNVVYGALPWYDLPDLARLAGENLTIASPVDALGKARN; encoded by the coding sequence ATGAAAAGCAAATCGGTTTTGCTGGCGCTTCTTGTTTCAATAGGGGTCTCAGGAACGGCCTTCTCAGACGGTCCCCCGCTGGACGGGATTCTGAAGGCATCGGGAGTCGAGGACCCTCCTGACATGGTCCGCCGGTATATGCTCAACGAGGTTGAAGCCACGTGGGCGGCGTGGCAGGAGGCCTATGAAGCGCGCACGGACCCCGAAGCCATTGCGCAGCATTACCAGGCGCTCCATGCGAAGTTCATCGAGCGTCTGGGCGGGTTTCCCGACCGAACGCCCCTCAACCCGCAAATCACGGGCGTGATTCAGCGCAACGGCTACCGTGTCGAGAAGGTCATATTCGAAAGCCAGCCGAAGCATTTCGTGACCGCCCTCTTCTTCCTGCCCGAATCGCCGGAGCACACGCCGCCGTATCCGGGCGTCTTGGTGCCGTGCGGACACGCCCAGGACGCCAAACACCACGAGCCCTATCAGTCCGTGGGGGCCCTGCTGGCGCTCAACGGCATGGCGGCGCTGGTCTACGACCCGATCGACCAGGGCGAACGCGCCCAGTTTCTCGACGAATCCGGCAAGGCGCCATTCTGGGGGACTACTGCCCACACCATGAGCGGCGCTGGCAGCATCCTCCTCGGCAGAAACACCGCCACGTACGAGATCTGGGACGGCATGCGCGGGATCGACTACCTCCAGTCGCGCCCCGAAGTGGACCCCGAGCGCATCGGCTGCACCGGCAACAGCGGCGGCGGCACCCAAACCTCGTATCTCATGGCCCTCGATGAACGCATCGGCGCCGCCGCGCCCAGCTGTTACCTCAACCTCCTCAAACGGCAGGCCGAAAACGCCATGGGCGACGCCGAACAGAACATCTACGGACAACTCCGCTGGGGCATGGAGCATCCCGATTACGTCATGATGCGCGCACCCATGCCGGTGAAAATCCTGGCCGCGACCCGCGACTTCTTCGACATCAACGCCACATGGGTCAATTTCCGGTACGCCAAGCGCCTCTATACGCGCCTCGGGTTCTCTGAAAGAGTCGATCTGCTCGAGAACGACGCCGAACACAACTACGACAAGCTCCAGCGCGAGGGCGCCGTCCGCTGGATGGCCCGCTGGCTGCTCGGCGTCGATAAACCGATCATCGAACCTGAGCTCGAACTGTTGTCCGTCGAAGAAACCCACTGTACGCCCAAGGGCGAGGTCATGCTGCTCGAGGGTGCGCGCTCCGTGTACGACCTCAACCGTGAATATCTCGCCGCGCTCAATGCCAAGCGCGCCGAATTCCTCAAGAACTCCGGCGACGCCGCGTTGCGCGCCAAAGTGCGCGAGGTCATCGGCATCGGCGAGACCGTGCCCGAATTCCAGGCGGCCGTCGTGGGCAGAGAGGAGCTCGACGGCGTACACATCGAGAAGCTCGCCCTGTCCAACGGTCTGGGCATTACGCTCCCCGCCGTGTACCTGTCAAAAGGGGATGTCTCCCCCACTTCGGTGACGCTGCTGCTGCACGAGGCGGGGGTGGCCGCCGCGTGCGCACCCGGCGGCCCCGCCGAAAGTCTGCTCGCCGACGGCCGCGCAGTGCTCGCCGTCGACCTGCGCGGAACCGGCGAATCGCGCCAGACCAGCCAGACCGCCTTCGGGGAAGCCGTCGGCCTGGACTGGCAGGACATATTCATCGCTTACCTGCTCGAGAAACCGTATGTGGCCATGCGGACCGAAGACGTCCTGGCGGCGGCGAGGTTTGCCAGGCAACACGCGGGCGTGGACCGCGCCGGCCTGGTGTCTATCGGTCACGTGGGGGTGCCCGCCCTGCATGCGGCGGCGCTCGAACCCGCCAACTTCGCATCAGTCAGGATCGAGGGTTGCCTGGTATCGTGGTCAAACGTCATCGAGCTGGGCGTCATCCACAACCAATTGCACAACGTCGTTTACGGCGCGCTGCCGTGGTACGATCTGCCGGACCTGGCGCGCCTGGCCGGCGAAAACCTCACTATCGCATCCCCTGTAGACGCGTTGGGGAAAGCGCGAAACTGA
- a CDS encoding Gfo/Idh/MocA family oxidoreductase, with product MSEGTTRRQFLRTAAVGAAAISMSAASYARIKGANERISIGMIGCGDRGRNAHMTNMHRYAEEQNVEITAVCDVWRENRERAAADTQSWYGRTARQFVSYKDVVALEDIDAVMIASCDHQHTTHLKAAADAKKDVYCEKPIAMDFDRLKEAYDAVKANGVVFQAGTQLRSMSSMTGAREVYRSGKLGTVGRIEQCRNGAQPYWYSRVKDVKEADVDWNEFLMDRESRPFDSVQYSGWYGFRDFSDGPVPGLGSHFIDLVHYITGATFPKSAICMGGTYTWKDDYKFTCHDHVHALWEYPEGFIVSYSTNFGNGSGNSFKFFGDAAVLDCVEWGKPMLTSDGINAAKGESFEPQEVALVERPDHFLDWLQCLRSRETPNASIEAGYQHGVATLMAMKACNTGVRQIYDAEKREIRSA from the coding sequence ATGTCAGAAGGCACGACTCGTCGTCAGTTTTTGCGGACCGCTGCTGTGGGCGCGGCCGCCATCAGCATGAGCGCCGCCAGCTATGCGCGCATCAAGGGCGCCAATGAACGCATCTCTATCGGGATGATCGGTTGCGGCGATCGCGGGCGCAACGCACACATGACCAATATGCACCGTTACGCCGAGGAGCAGAATGTCGAGATCACGGCCGTCTGCGACGTGTGGCGGGAGAATCGCGAGCGCGCCGCCGCGGACACCCAGAGCTGGTATGGCCGCACGGCACGGCAGTTTGTCTCGTACAAAGACGTGGTCGCGCTCGAGGACATCGACGCGGTGATGATCGCGTCGTGCGACCACCAGCACACCACGCACCTGAAGGCCGCCGCCGACGCGAAGAAAGACGTCTACTGCGAGAAACCCATTGCCATGGATTTCGACCGTCTTAAGGAAGCCTACGACGCGGTCAAGGCGAACGGCGTGGTGTTCCAGGCGGGCACGCAACTGCGCAGCATGTCGAGTATGACCGGCGCCCGTGAAGTTTACCGCTCGGGCAAGCTGGGCACGGTGGGGCGCATTGAGCAGTGCCGCAACGGCGCCCAACCCTACTGGTATTCGCGCGTGAAGGACGTCAAGGAAGCAGACGTCGATTGGAACGAGTTCCTGATGGACCGGGAATCCCGGCCGTTCGATTCGGTCCAGTATTCGGGCTGGTATGGCTTCCGCGACTTCTCGGACGGTCCGGTGCCGGGGCTGGGCAGCCATTTCATCGATTTGGTGCATTACATCACGGGCGCGACGTTCCCGAAGTCGGCGATTTGCATGGGCGGCACGTACACATGGAAGGACGATTACAAATTCACGTGCCATGACCATGTGCACGCGCTGTGGGAATACCCCGAGGGGTTCATCGTGTCGTACTCGACCAATTTCGGCAATGGCAGCGGCAATTCGTTCAAGTTTTTCGGCGATGCGGCCGTGTTGGATTGCGTTGAATGGGGCAAGCCGATGCTGACCTCGGACGGGATCAACGCGGCAAAGGGCGAAAGCTTCGAACCGCAGGAAGTCGCTCTTGTCGAGCGTCCGGACCATTTCCTTGACTGGCTTCAGTGCCTGCGCAGCCGCGAGACCCCGAATGCCTCGATCGAAGCCGGTTACCAGCACGGCGTCGCGACGCTCATGGCCATGAAGGCCTGCAACACCGGCGTACGGCAGATATACGACGCGGAAAAGCGCGAAATCCGCAGCGCATGA
- a CDS encoding sugar phosphate isomerase/epimerase family protein — protein MKSTRREFLGRSAQLGAAGFAAAALSAPAAETPANGPWKIGIYTRPWDKLDYRVALDAIAAAGYKYAGLMTTNNETHLVISDKTTPEEAQQVAEECTKRGLLVPSVYGGGIAVNESLDAGIASMRRLIDSCAIVKAENLLMGGIGDEKLYATYYKAIAETCGYAADKGIGISVKPHGGLNATGSQCRKTVEETVGHKNFRIWYDPGNIFYYSNGELNPVDDAATVDGLVVGMSVKDYVHPKEVMVTPGDGMVDFEKVMARLKQGGFTKGALVVECLKLGDEAQLIAEAKRAREFVEQLVAK, from the coding sequence ATGAAAAGCACTCGACGCGAGTTTCTCGGCCGCTCCGCTCAACTTGGGGCGGCCGGGTTTGCCGCCGCGGCGCTAAGCGCTCCGGCCGCTGAAACCCCCGCCAACGGTCCCTGGAAGATCGGGATCTATACCCGGCCATGGGACAAGCTCGACTACCGCGTGGCTCTCGACGCGATCGCGGCGGCGGGTTACAAGTATGCGGGTTTGATGACGACCAACAACGAGACGCATCTCGTGATTTCAGACAAGACCACGCCCGAAGAGGCCCAACAGGTGGCTGAGGAGTGCACGAAACGCGGTCTCCTGGTTCCGTCGGTGTACGGTGGCGGCATTGCGGTCAACGAATCCCTCGATGCGGGGATAGCGAGCATGCGCAGGCTCATCGACAGTTGCGCCATCGTGAAAGCCGAGAATCTTCTGATGGGCGGCATCGGGGACGAGAAGCTGTACGCAACCTACTACAAAGCCATTGCCGAGACCTGCGGCTACGCCGCGGACAAAGGCATTGGCATCAGCGTGAAGCCCCACGGCGGCCTCAACGCCACGGGGTCTCAGTGCCGGAAGACCGTCGAGGAGACCGTCGGCCACAAGAACTTCCGCATCTGGTACGATCCCGGCAACATCTTTTACTACTCGAACGGCGAACTCAATCCCGTAGACGATGCCGCGACCGTTGACGGCCTGGTTGTGGGCATGAGCGTGAAGGACTATGTGCATCCCAAGGAAGTGATGGTCACGCCGGGGGACGGCATGGTCGATTTCGAGAAAGTGATGGCCCGTCTCAAGCAGGGCGGGTTCACGAAAGGCGCGCTGGTCGTCGAATGTCTCAAACTCGGCGACGAAGCCCAGCTGATTGCTGAGGCGAAGCGTGCGCGCGAGTTCGTCGAGCAACTCGTCGCGAAATAG